The Populus alba chromosome 4, ASM523922v2, whole genome shotgun sequence genome contains a region encoding:
- the LOC118059463 gene encoding kirola — MDCLQESFFETPVHLFSGFAPRSRKVVETPIQCSTTAFYKFFKKQANFLPNVCGSVVQTIGLVDSNKSWVNTVGSRKVIEILAADSCRDTAEKFKYIVEAIDDRSRKITYKLLEGSLLQLYDNFTVTLQVTTASTAKWTIEYQKKKPTSEDPDFYFKLFPTINATVDIYLRSNDD, encoded by the exons ATGGATTGCCTTCAAGAGAGCTTCTTTGAAACACCAGTTCATTTATTTTCTGGTTTTGCTCCCCGTAGCCGGAAAGTTGTCGAAACACCAATTCAATGCTCTACTACTGCtttttataaattcttcaaGAAACAAGCAAACTTCTTACCGAATGTCTGCGGTTCTGTTGTGCAGACAATAGGACTTGTTGACAGTAACAAAAGCTGGGTTAATACTGTTGGCTCTCGCAAGGTGATTGAAATCCTGGCTGCCGATTCTTGCCGTG ATACTGCGGAGAAATTCAAGTATATAGTTGAAGCCATTGACGACCGCTCCAGGAAAATCACCTACAAATTGCTGGAAGGATCGTTGCTGCAATTATATGACAACTTCACCGTCACTCTACAGGTTACTACTGCCAGCACCGCAAAATGGACCATCGAATATCAGAAAAAAAAGCCAACCAGCGAAGACCCTGATTTTTACTTCAAACTTTTTCCTACTATCAACGCTACTGTTGATATCTACCTTCGTTCTAATGATGACTAA
- the LOC118059470 gene encoding uncharacterized protein, with the protein MLKFLSICDLTWDDGDPNDCQVVTCGTNLKFFSYSGELKTDVCLYSSSLVNGRMDLRSVTVSEWDGKQREAVYHVHKLHKGFSSVESLTGSPVALEDTPLPEKYEKKKKLRIGSSTSLFIDTAKTIKIWRFAATEKELYLIKVLLDVSSVLEKMYIWGGLSKQQEILMLPRGSTNCEIIFLRTLHKLIWA; encoded by the exons ATGCTCAAATTCTTATCTATATGTGATCTTACATGGGATGACGGCGATCCAAATGATTGTCAAGTTGTGACTTGTGGAACAAATCTCAAATTCTTTTCCTACAGCGGTGAACTCAAAACAGATGTTTGCTTATATTCATCCTCACTGGTTAATGGACGTATGGATTTGAGATCAGTGACAGTGTCTGAGTGGGATGGAAAACAAAGGGAAGCTGTTTATCACGTGCACAAGCTTCATAAGGGGTTCTCTAGCGTTGAAAGCTTGACAGGATCACCTGTTGCATTGGAG GATACTCCCTTgcctgaaaaatatgaaaagaaaaaaaaactccgaATTGGATCCAGTACCTCCTTGTTTATTGACACAGCtaaaaccat TAAAATCTGGAGATTTGCAGCAACTGAAAAGGAGTTGTATTTGATCAAGGTTTTGCTTGATGTTTCATCAGTTTTGGAGAAGATGTATATTTGGGGTGGTTTGTCGAAGCAGCAGGAGATATTGATGCTCCCCAGAGGCTCAACAAACTgtgaaatcattttcttgcgAACCTTGCACAAGTTAATTTGGGCTTGA
- the LOC118059476 gene encoding polyadenylation and cleavage factor homolog 4 isoform X1 yields MQPTKLLNPKAATKAAAAAAVTTTMPNELLPQKPSASSVLDKFRSLLKQRQGLAVEDHGGGDGASLRMEDVVEIYETVLNELTFNSKPIITDLTIIAGEQREHGEGIADVLCARIVEAPVDQKLPSLYLLDSIVKNIGREYIRHFSSRLPEVFCEAYRQVDPSLYPSMRHLFGTWSSVFPSSVLHKIETQLHFSPQVNDQSSSLTSFRASESPRPPHGIHVNPKYLRQLDHSTADNTGWSIQTYKAKNVIQSLQNVHHTTGTSSNLKIYGKKPAVGYDEYESDQAEAISSQVGVGRTSLTLGSNKLQPSSTSRLARRLSPSTTGAERPSSSEIDDFVVGNSPRRFVEGLSPSHPLFDYGHSRAIVRDEEANELRRNNYSDDNHNRFEPSARYRLSNGLEHQGPRALIDAYGDDRGKRTTSKPLHIEQLAVNGVRNKVASRSWQNTEEEEFDWEDMNPTLSERGRSNDFLPSSIPPFGSVVPRPAFGRLSAIHAESDIRSNRSSLAPMAFVDGSSNIAEEAVSILGSGRGSTGNVPGFRTERNQILGSRHHQEAWNFPPHTHQSAHLLNSKGRGRDFQMPLSGSGVSSLGGENYSPLAEKLPDIDAQLNRPPAIASRWGSNIDSTSSGTWSSVAPPSSGVWPPVNARKSLPPPVHRIFPPPEQSRSQFDPINASSTVINQVLQKGSVISEQPFNSFKNKDYNLMKPTPMSNQHAALNQQNQAHVNPFQPQQLPSHEARENFHPSGVTSMPPRPLAPPLSHGYNTHGHSTAISMVPSNALPAVQLPLPVNNIPNMLHSQVGVRPPLPPGPPPQTMPFPQNASSGVPGQPSGSAFSGLFNSLMAQGLISLTKQTPVQDSVGLEFNADLLKLRYESAISALYGDLPRQCTTCGLRFKCQEEHSTHMDWHVTKNRMSKNRKQKSSRNWFVSASMWLSGAEALGTDAAPGFLPTETTVEKKDDDEMAVPADEEQSTCALCGEPFDDFYSDETEEWMYRGAVYLNSSNGSTAGMDRSQLGPIVHAKCRSDSSVVPPEDFGHDEGGNSEEGNQRKRMRS; encoded by the exons ATGCAACCCACAAAACTCCTAAACCCTAAAGCCGCCACCAAGGCGGCTGCTGCGGCAGCCGTTACCACCACCATGCCAAATGAACTGCTGCCACAGAAACCATCAGCATCGTCAGTTCTTGACAAGTTCCGGTCTTTATTGAAGCAACGACAAGGATTAGCGGTGGAGGACCATGGTGGTGGTGACGGGGCAAGTTTGCGTATGGAGGATGTGGTGGAGATTTATGAGACGGTTTTGAATGAATTGACGTTTAATTCAAAACCTATAATTACTGATTTGACTATTATTGCTGGAGAACAGCGGGAGCATGGTGAGGGTATTGCTGATGTTCTATGTGCCCGCATTGTTGAG GCCCCCGTAGATCAAAAGCTGCCTTCATTATATCTTCTAGATAGCATTGTCAAGAATATTGGCCGTGAATACATTAGGCACTTCTCGTCCCGTTTGCCTGAG GTTTTTTGTGAGGCATACAGACAAGTTGACCCTAGCTTATATCCTTCAATGCGCCACCTTTTTGGCACATGGTCCTCAGTGTTTCCATCTTCTGTACTTCACAAGATTGAGACTCAACTTCATTTTTCTCCACAAGTTAATGATCAGTCATCAAGCTTGACTTCCTTTAGAGCTTCTGAATCACCCAGACCACCTCATGGCATACATGTGAACCCAAAATACTTGCGTCAGCTGGATCATTCAACTGCAGATAAT ACAGGGTGGTCAATACAAACATACAAAGCTAAAAATGTAATTCAATCTTTGCAGAATGTTCATCACACTACGGGAACTTCTtcaaatctgaaaatatatggTAAAAAACCTGCTGTTGGATATGATGAATATGAAAGTGATCAAGCAGAGGCCATATCTTCACAGGTTGGGGTGGGCCGTACATCTCTCACTCTTGGATCTAATAAGCTGCAACCATCTTCAACTTCCAGGCTTGCAAGACGCTTGTCGCCTTCAACAACTGGAGCCGAGAGGCCTTCATCTTCAGAAATTGATGACTTTGTAGTAGGGAATTCACCTCGAAGATTTGTTGAGGGGCTGTCCCCATCTCATCCTCTATTTGATTATGGACACAGCAGAGCTATTGTCAGAGATGAGGAGGCAAATGAATTAAGAAGAAATAACTATTCTGATGATAACCATAACCGATTTGAACCTTCTGCTAGATATAGGCTTAGCAATGGACTTGAACATCAAGGACCCAGAGCTTTAATAGATGCATATGGGGATGATAGGGGGAAAAGAACTACTAGTAAACCTCTGCATATTGAACAGTTAGCTGTAAATGGTGTGCGCAATAAGGTAGCTTCAAGATCATGGCAGAATACTGAAGAAGAGGAATTTGATTGGGAAGATATGAACCCTACTTTGTCAGAGCGTGGTAGGAGTAATGATTTCTTGCCATCATCTATTCCACCTTTTGGAAGTGTTGTTCCAAGGCCTGCCTTTGGAAGGCTAAGTGCTATCCATGCGGAATCTGATATCAGGAGCAATCGATCTAGTCTGGCTCCAATGGCATTTGTGGATGGCTCCTCTAATATTGCTGAAGAAGCAGTCTCAATTCTGGGT TCTGGCCGTGGATCAACAGGCAATGTTCCTGGATTCCGAACTGAGAGAAATCAGATCTTGGGTTCCCGTCATCATCAAGAAGCTTGGAATTTTCCACCTCACACCCATCAGTCAGCACATCTCCTGAATTCTAAAGGAAGAGGAAGGGATTTCCAGATGCCCTTATCTGGAAGTGGTGTGTCTTCTTTGGGTGGTGAGAATTACTCTCCACTTGCTGAAAAACTTCCAGATATTGATGCACAGCTTAATAGGCCTCCTGCCATTGCATCAAGATGGGGCTCTAATATTGACTCTACTAGTTCAGGGACCTGGTCAAGTGTTGCGCCACCATCCTCAGGGGTCTGGCCTCCAGTAAATGCACGAAAGTCTCTGCCACCTCCTGTGCATCGTATTTTTCCTCCACCAGAGCAGAGTAGAAGTCAGTTTGATCCAATAAATGCCAGCAGCACTGTCATAAATCAGGTTTTACAAAAGGGTTCAGTTATATCTGAACAAccatttaatagttttaagaaCAAAGATTACAATTTGATGAAGCCAACACCAATGTCTAATCAGCATGCTGCTTTGAATCAGCAAAACCAGGCACATGTAAATCCTTTTCAGCCACAACAACTTCCATCTCATGAAGCCCGAGAGAATTTTCATCCATCTGGGGTAACTTCAATGCCACCTCGTCCCCTGGCACCACCACTGAGTCATGGATACAACACTCACGGGCATAGCACTGCCATTAGTATGGTTCCTTCAAATGCATTACCTGCTGTACAACTGCCTTTACCAGTCAACAATATTCCAAATATGTTGCATTCACAGGTGGGGGTTCGGCCACCTCTGCCACCTGGTCCTCCTCCCCAAACAATGCCTTTCCCTCAGAATGCTAGTTCAGGTGTCCCCGGCCAACCATCTGGCAGTGCATTTTCGGGTTTGTTTAACTCTCTCATGGCACAAGGTTTGATCTCATTGACAAAACAAACTCCTGTGCAG GACTCTGTGGGACTTGAGTTCAATGCTGACCTTCTCAAGCTGCGCTATGAATCTGCAATCAGTGCATTGTATGGTGATCTGCCAAGACAATGCACAACATGTGGCCTTCGGTTCAAGTGTCAAGAAGAGCACAGTACTCACATGGATTGGCATGTTACTAAAAACCGGATGTCTAAGAACCGGAAGCAGAAATCTTCTCGCAACTGGTTTGTAAGTGCAAGTATGTGGCTCAGTGGTGCAGAGGCATTGGGAACTGATGCAGCTCCTGGTTTTTTGCCCACTGAGACCACTGTGGAGAAGAAGGATGATGATGAAATGGCTGTTCCTGCTGATGAAGAGCAGAGTACATGTGCATTATGTGGAGAGCCTTTTGATGATTTCTACAGTGATGAAACTGAGGAATGGATGTATAGAGGAGCTGTCTACCTGAATTCATCTAATGGATCAACAGCAGGCATGGATAGGTCTCAGTTAGGTCCTATAGTACATGCTAAATGCAGATCCGATTCTAGTGTGGTTCCCCCAGAAGATTTTGGACATGATGAAGGG GGAAATTCTGAAGAGGGTAATCAAAGAAAACGAATGCGGAGTTAA
- the LOC118059476 gene encoding polyadenylation and cleavage factor homolog 4 isoform X3 gives MQPTKLLNPKAATKAAAAAAVTTTMPNELLPQKPSASSVLDKFRSLLKQRQGLAVEDHGGGDGASLRMEDVVEIYETVLNELTFNSKPIITDLTIIAGEQREHGEGIADVLCARIVEAPVDQKLPSLYLLDSIVKNIGREYIRHFSSRLPEVFCEAYRQVDPSLYPSMRHLFGTWSSVFPSSVLHKIETQLHFSPQVNDQSSSLTSFRASESPRPPHGIHVNPKYLRQLDHSTADNTGWSIQTYKAKNVIQSLQNVHHTTGTSSNLKIYGKKPAVGYDEYESDQAEAISSQVGVGRTSLTLGSNKLQPSSTSRLARRLSPSTTGAERPSSSEIDDFVVGNSPRRFVEGLSPSHPLFDYGHSRAIVRDEEANELRRNNYSDDNHNRFEPSARYRLSNGLEHQGPRALIDAYGDDRGKRTTSKPLHIEQLAVNGVRNKVASRSWQNTEEEEFDWEDMNPTLSERGRSNDFLPSSIPPFGSVVPRPAFGRLSAIHAESDIRSNRSSLAPMAFVDGSSNIAEEAVSILGSGRGSTGNVPGFRTERNQILGSRHHQEAWNFPPHTHQSAHLLNSKGRGRDFQMPLSGSGVSSLGGENYSPLAEKLPDIDAQLNRPPAIASRWGSNIDSTSSGTWSSVAPPSSGVWPPVNARKSLPPPVHRIFPPPEQSRSQFDPINASSTVINQQNQAHVNPFQPQQLPSHEARENFHPSGVTSMPPRPLAPPLSHGYNTHGHSTAISMVPSNALPAVQLPLPVNNIPNMLHSQVGVRPPLPPGPPPQTMPFPQNASSGVPGQPSGSAFSGLFNSLMAQGLISLTKQTPVQDSVGLEFNADLLKLRYESAISALYGDLPRQCTTCGLRFKCQEEHSTHMDWHVTKNRMSKNRKQKSSRNWFVSASMWLSGAEALGTDAAPGFLPTETTVEKKDDDEMAVPADEEQSTCALCGEPFDDFYSDETEEWMYRGAVYLNSSNGSTAGMDRSQLGPIVHAKCRSDSSVVPPEDFGHDEGGNSEEGNQRKRMRS, from the exons ATGCAACCCACAAAACTCCTAAACCCTAAAGCCGCCACCAAGGCGGCTGCTGCGGCAGCCGTTACCACCACCATGCCAAATGAACTGCTGCCACAGAAACCATCAGCATCGTCAGTTCTTGACAAGTTCCGGTCTTTATTGAAGCAACGACAAGGATTAGCGGTGGAGGACCATGGTGGTGGTGACGGGGCAAGTTTGCGTATGGAGGATGTGGTGGAGATTTATGAGACGGTTTTGAATGAATTGACGTTTAATTCAAAACCTATAATTACTGATTTGACTATTATTGCTGGAGAACAGCGGGAGCATGGTGAGGGTATTGCTGATGTTCTATGTGCCCGCATTGTTGAG GCCCCCGTAGATCAAAAGCTGCCTTCATTATATCTTCTAGATAGCATTGTCAAGAATATTGGCCGTGAATACATTAGGCACTTCTCGTCCCGTTTGCCTGAG GTTTTTTGTGAGGCATACAGACAAGTTGACCCTAGCTTATATCCTTCAATGCGCCACCTTTTTGGCACATGGTCCTCAGTGTTTCCATCTTCTGTACTTCACAAGATTGAGACTCAACTTCATTTTTCTCCACAAGTTAATGATCAGTCATCAAGCTTGACTTCCTTTAGAGCTTCTGAATCACCCAGACCACCTCATGGCATACATGTGAACCCAAAATACTTGCGTCAGCTGGATCATTCAACTGCAGATAAT ACAGGGTGGTCAATACAAACATACAAAGCTAAAAATGTAATTCAATCTTTGCAGAATGTTCATCACACTACGGGAACTTCTtcaaatctgaaaatatatggTAAAAAACCTGCTGTTGGATATGATGAATATGAAAGTGATCAAGCAGAGGCCATATCTTCACAGGTTGGGGTGGGCCGTACATCTCTCACTCTTGGATCTAATAAGCTGCAACCATCTTCAACTTCCAGGCTTGCAAGACGCTTGTCGCCTTCAACAACTGGAGCCGAGAGGCCTTCATCTTCAGAAATTGATGACTTTGTAGTAGGGAATTCACCTCGAAGATTTGTTGAGGGGCTGTCCCCATCTCATCCTCTATTTGATTATGGACACAGCAGAGCTATTGTCAGAGATGAGGAGGCAAATGAATTAAGAAGAAATAACTATTCTGATGATAACCATAACCGATTTGAACCTTCTGCTAGATATAGGCTTAGCAATGGACTTGAACATCAAGGACCCAGAGCTTTAATAGATGCATATGGGGATGATAGGGGGAAAAGAACTACTAGTAAACCTCTGCATATTGAACAGTTAGCTGTAAATGGTGTGCGCAATAAGGTAGCTTCAAGATCATGGCAGAATACTGAAGAAGAGGAATTTGATTGGGAAGATATGAACCCTACTTTGTCAGAGCGTGGTAGGAGTAATGATTTCTTGCCATCATCTATTCCACCTTTTGGAAGTGTTGTTCCAAGGCCTGCCTTTGGAAGGCTAAGTGCTATCCATGCGGAATCTGATATCAGGAGCAATCGATCTAGTCTGGCTCCAATGGCATTTGTGGATGGCTCCTCTAATATTGCTGAAGAAGCAGTCTCAATTCTGGGT TCTGGCCGTGGATCAACAGGCAATGTTCCTGGATTCCGAACTGAGAGAAATCAGATCTTGGGTTCCCGTCATCATCAAGAAGCTTGGAATTTTCCACCTCACACCCATCAGTCAGCACATCTCCTGAATTCTAAAGGAAGAGGAAGGGATTTCCAGATGCCCTTATCTGGAAGTGGTGTGTCTTCTTTGGGTGGTGAGAATTACTCTCCACTTGCTGAAAAACTTCCAGATATTGATGCACAGCTTAATAGGCCTCCTGCCATTGCATCAAGATGGGGCTCTAATATTGACTCTACTAGTTCAGGGACCTGGTCAAGTGTTGCGCCACCATCCTCAGGGGTCTGGCCTCCAGTAAATGCACGAAAGTCTCTGCCACCTCCTGTGCATCGTATTTTTCCTCCACCAGAGCAGAGTAGAAGTCAGTTTGATCCAATAAATGCCAGCAGCACTGTCATAAATCAG CAAAACCAGGCACATGTAAATCCTTTTCAGCCACAACAACTTCCATCTCATGAAGCCCGAGAGAATTTTCATCCATCTGGGGTAACTTCAATGCCACCTCGTCCCCTGGCACCACCACTGAGTCATGGATACAACACTCACGGGCATAGCACTGCCATTAGTATGGTTCCTTCAAATGCATTACCTGCTGTACAACTGCCTTTACCAGTCAACAATATTCCAAATATGTTGCATTCACAGGTGGGGGTTCGGCCACCTCTGCCACCTGGTCCTCCTCCCCAAACAATGCCTTTCCCTCAGAATGCTAGTTCAGGTGTCCCCGGCCAACCATCTGGCAGTGCATTTTCGGGTTTGTTTAACTCTCTCATGGCACAAGGTTTGATCTCATTGACAAAACAAACTCCTGTGCAG GACTCTGTGGGACTTGAGTTCAATGCTGACCTTCTCAAGCTGCGCTATGAATCTGCAATCAGTGCATTGTATGGTGATCTGCCAAGACAATGCACAACATGTGGCCTTCGGTTCAAGTGTCAAGAAGAGCACAGTACTCACATGGATTGGCATGTTACTAAAAACCGGATGTCTAAGAACCGGAAGCAGAAATCTTCTCGCAACTGGTTTGTAAGTGCAAGTATGTGGCTCAGTGGTGCAGAGGCATTGGGAACTGATGCAGCTCCTGGTTTTTTGCCCACTGAGACCACTGTGGAGAAGAAGGATGATGATGAAATGGCTGTTCCTGCTGATGAAGAGCAGAGTACATGTGCATTATGTGGAGAGCCTTTTGATGATTTCTACAGTGATGAAACTGAGGAATGGATGTATAGAGGAGCTGTCTACCTGAATTCATCTAATGGATCAACAGCAGGCATGGATAGGTCTCAGTTAGGTCCTATAGTACATGCTAAATGCAGATCCGATTCTAGTGTGGTTCCCCCAGAAGATTTTGGACATGATGAAGGG GGAAATTCTGAAGAGGGTAATCAAAGAAAACGAATGCGGAGTTAA
- the LOC118059476 gene encoding polyadenylation and cleavage factor homolog 4 isoform X2, translated as MQPTKLLNPKAATKAAAAAAVTTTMPNELLPQKPSASSVLDKFRSLLKQRQGLAVEDHGGGDGASLRMEDVVEIYETVLNELTFNSKPIITDLTIIAGEQREHGEGIADVLCARIVEAPVDQKLPSLYLLDSIVKNIGREYIRHFSSRLPEVFCEAYRQVDPSLYPSMRHLFGTWSSVFPSSVLHKIETQLHFSPQVNDQSSSLTSFRASESPRPPHGIHVNPKYLRQLDHSTADNNVHHTTGTSSNLKIYGKKPAVGYDEYESDQAEAISSQVGVGRTSLTLGSNKLQPSSTSRLARRLSPSTTGAERPSSSEIDDFVVGNSPRRFVEGLSPSHPLFDYGHSRAIVRDEEANELRRNNYSDDNHNRFEPSARYRLSNGLEHQGPRALIDAYGDDRGKRTTSKPLHIEQLAVNGVRNKVASRSWQNTEEEEFDWEDMNPTLSERGRSNDFLPSSIPPFGSVVPRPAFGRLSAIHAESDIRSNRSSLAPMAFVDGSSNIAEEAVSILGSGRGSTGNVPGFRTERNQILGSRHHQEAWNFPPHTHQSAHLLNSKGRGRDFQMPLSGSGVSSLGGENYSPLAEKLPDIDAQLNRPPAIASRWGSNIDSTSSGTWSSVAPPSSGVWPPVNARKSLPPPVHRIFPPPEQSRSQFDPINASSTVINQVLQKGSVISEQPFNSFKNKDYNLMKPTPMSNQHAALNQQNQAHVNPFQPQQLPSHEARENFHPSGVTSMPPRPLAPPLSHGYNTHGHSTAISMVPSNALPAVQLPLPVNNIPNMLHSQVGVRPPLPPGPPPQTMPFPQNASSGVPGQPSGSAFSGLFNSLMAQGLISLTKQTPVQDSVGLEFNADLLKLRYESAISALYGDLPRQCTTCGLRFKCQEEHSTHMDWHVTKNRMSKNRKQKSSRNWFVSASMWLSGAEALGTDAAPGFLPTETTVEKKDDDEMAVPADEEQSTCALCGEPFDDFYSDETEEWMYRGAVYLNSSNGSTAGMDRSQLGPIVHAKCRSDSSVVPPEDFGHDEGGNSEEGNQRKRMRS; from the exons ATGCAACCCACAAAACTCCTAAACCCTAAAGCCGCCACCAAGGCGGCTGCTGCGGCAGCCGTTACCACCACCATGCCAAATGAACTGCTGCCACAGAAACCATCAGCATCGTCAGTTCTTGACAAGTTCCGGTCTTTATTGAAGCAACGACAAGGATTAGCGGTGGAGGACCATGGTGGTGGTGACGGGGCAAGTTTGCGTATGGAGGATGTGGTGGAGATTTATGAGACGGTTTTGAATGAATTGACGTTTAATTCAAAACCTATAATTACTGATTTGACTATTATTGCTGGAGAACAGCGGGAGCATGGTGAGGGTATTGCTGATGTTCTATGTGCCCGCATTGTTGAG GCCCCCGTAGATCAAAAGCTGCCTTCATTATATCTTCTAGATAGCATTGTCAAGAATATTGGCCGTGAATACATTAGGCACTTCTCGTCCCGTTTGCCTGAG GTTTTTTGTGAGGCATACAGACAAGTTGACCCTAGCTTATATCCTTCAATGCGCCACCTTTTTGGCACATGGTCCTCAGTGTTTCCATCTTCTGTACTTCACAAGATTGAGACTCAACTTCATTTTTCTCCACAAGTTAATGATCAGTCATCAAGCTTGACTTCCTTTAGAGCTTCTGAATCACCCAGACCACCTCATGGCATACATGTGAACCCAAAATACTTGCGTCAGCTGGATCATTCAACTGCAGATAAT AATGTTCATCACACTACGGGAACTTCTtcaaatctgaaaatatatggTAAAAAACCTGCTGTTGGATATGATGAATATGAAAGTGATCAAGCAGAGGCCATATCTTCACAGGTTGGGGTGGGCCGTACATCTCTCACTCTTGGATCTAATAAGCTGCAACCATCTTCAACTTCCAGGCTTGCAAGACGCTTGTCGCCTTCAACAACTGGAGCCGAGAGGCCTTCATCTTCAGAAATTGATGACTTTGTAGTAGGGAATTCACCTCGAAGATTTGTTGAGGGGCTGTCCCCATCTCATCCTCTATTTGATTATGGACACAGCAGAGCTATTGTCAGAGATGAGGAGGCAAATGAATTAAGAAGAAATAACTATTCTGATGATAACCATAACCGATTTGAACCTTCTGCTAGATATAGGCTTAGCAATGGACTTGAACATCAAGGACCCAGAGCTTTAATAGATGCATATGGGGATGATAGGGGGAAAAGAACTACTAGTAAACCTCTGCATATTGAACAGTTAGCTGTAAATGGTGTGCGCAATAAGGTAGCTTCAAGATCATGGCAGAATACTGAAGAAGAGGAATTTGATTGGGAAGATATGAACCCTACTTTGTCAGAGCGTGGTAGGAGTAATGATTTCTTGCCATCATCTATTCCACCTTTTGGAAGTGTTGTTCCAAGGCCTGCCTTTGGAAGGCTAAGTGCTATCCATGCGGAATCTGATATCAGGAGCAATCGATCTAGTCTGGCTCCAATGGCATTTGTGGATGGCTCCTCTAATATTGCTGAAGAAGCAGTCTCAATTCTGGGT TCTGGCCGTGGATCAACAGGCAATGTTCCTGGATTCCGAACTGAGAGAAATCAGATCTTGGGTTCCCGTCATCATCAAGAAGCTTGGAATTTTCCACCTCACACCCATCAGTCAGCACATCTCCTGAATTCTAAAGGAAGAGGAAGGGATTTCCAGATGCCCTTATCTGGAAGTGGTGTGTCTTCTTTGGGTGGTGAGAATTACTCTCCACTTGCTGAAAAACTTCCAGATATTGATGCACAGCTTAATAGGCCTCCTGCCATTGCATCAAGATGGGGCTCTAATATTGACTCTACTAGTTCAGGGACCTGGTCAAGTGTTGCGCCACCATCCTCAGGGGTCTGGCCTCCAGTAAATGCACGAAAGTCTCTGCCACCTCCTGTGCATCGTATTTTTCCTCCACCAGAGCAGAGTAGAAGTCAGTTTGATCCAATAAATGCCAGCAGCACTGTCATAAATCAGGTTTTACAAAAGGGTTCAGTTATATCTGAACAAccatttaatagttttaagaaCAAAGATTACAATTTGATGAAGCCAACACCAATGTCTAATCAGCATGCTGCTTTGAATCAGCAAAACCAGGCACATGTAAATCCTTTTCAGCCACAACAACTTCCATCTCATGAAGCCCGAGAGAATTTTCATCCATCTGGGGTAACTTCAATGCCACCTCGTCCCCTGGCACCACCACTGAGTCATGGATACAACACTCACGGGCATAGCACTGCCATTAGTATGGTTCCTTCAAATGCATTACCTGCTGTACAACTGCCTTTACCAGTCAACAATATTCCAAATATGTTGCATTCACAGGTGGGGGTTCGGCCACCTCTGCCACCTGGTCCTCCTCCCCAAACAATGCCTTTCCCTCAGAATGCTAGTTCAGGTGTCCCCGGCCAACCATCTGGCAGTGCATTTTCGGGTTTGTTTAACTCTCTCATGGCACAAGGTTTGATCTCATTGACAAAACAAACTCCTGTGCAG GACTCTGTGGGACTTGAGTTCAATGCTGACCTTCTCAAGCTGCGCTATGAATCTGCAATCAGTGCATTGTATGGTGATCTGCCAAGACAATGCACAACATGTGGCCTTCGGTTCAAGTGTCAAGAAGAGCACAGTACTCACATGGATTGGCATGTTACTAAAAACCGGATGTCTAAGAACCGGAAGCAGAAATCTTCTCGCAACTGGTTTGTAAGTGCAAGTATGTGGCTCAGTGGTGCAGAGGCATTGGGAACTGATGCAGCTCCTGGTTTTTTGCCCACTGAGACCACTGTGGAGAAGAAGGATGATGATGAAATGGCTGTTCCTGCTGATGAAGAGCAGAGTACATGTGCATTATGTGGAGAGCCTTTTGATGATTTCTACAGTGATGAAACTGAGGAATGGATGTATAGAGGAGCTGTCTACCTGAATTCATCTAATGGATCAACAGCAGGCATGGATAGGTCTCAGTTAGGTCCTATAGTACATGCTAAATGCAGATCCGATTCTAGTGTGGTTCCCCCAGAAGATTTTGGACATGATGAAGGG GGAAATTCTGAAGAGGGTAATCAAAGAAAACGAATGCGGAGTTAA